TGTGCCTATCGATGAGAAGCATCCCCTTCAGGGCCAGTCCCCCTACTCTGCCAGCAAGATCGGAGCAGATAAAATAGCAGAGAGCTTCTACTGCTCCTTTGACCTGCCTGTGGCAACGATCAGGCCCTTCAACACCTATGGACCTAGGCAGTCTGCAAGGGCGATAATACCGACGATAATCACCCAAGCCATAAAGAAAGAGAAGATACTGTTGGGATCCCTGTCTCCGACGCGGGACTATACCTATGTCAAGGATACTGTAGATGGATTCATCAAGGTAGCGGAGTCGGGCAGCTCAATTGGAGAGGTCATCAATATCGGATCTAATTTTGAGGTATCCATGGGAGAGCTGGCAGAGAAGATCGCAATCCTCTTGAATAAGAGAATAAGCATAGTCCGGGATCCCTCCCGGGTCAGGCCTCTGAAAAGCGAGGTACAAAGATTATGGTGCGATAATGGAAAGGCTAAGAGATTGCTTGATTGGGAGCCGAAGGTCTCCCTGGAGGAGGGGCTGCAGGAGACGATAGACTGGATGAGAGAGAATAAGGGGCTGGTCAAATTAGTGAGATGTTAGGAGAGGAGATGAAAGCTGTGATCCTTGCCGGGGGGCTGGGCACCAGGCTGAAGCCCTATACCACTGTCTTTCCCAAACCCCTCATGCCCATTGGAGAGTCACCAATCTTAGAGATAATTATCAGGCAGCTGAAGGCCAGGGGCTTTGATGAGATCACCCTGGCAGTCGGCCACCTGGCGGAATTGATAATGGCCTTCTTCAATGATGGCAGCAAATACGGACTGAAGATAGACTACTCAAGGGAGGAGAAGAAGCTTGGGACGGCAGGAGGGCTGGGATTATTAAAAAATAGGCTGAAGGATGATTTTCTGGTGATGAACGGGGATGTCCTGACCAGCCTGGATTTTTCTGAGTTCCTGGCATTTCACAAGAGGACCGGCTCCAAGGCAACCATAGCCCTCAATCAAAGGCATGTTGATATCGATTTTGGAGTGATTGAG
This genomic stretch from Methanothrix sp. harbors:
- a CDS encoding GDP-mannose 4,6-dehydratase, translated to MNDHWSKKKVLVTGAGGFIGSHLIERLVDLGADVTGFVRYNSRNDWGLLEIIPQHRLDSLQVVSGDLMDFDAVSSAVKDVDIIFHLGSLISIPYSYNRPRDTIENNILSTLNILTAARDQGVEKVVHTSSSEVYGTALYVPIDEKHPLQGQSPYSASKIGADKIAESFYCSFDLPVATIRPFNTYGPRQSARAIIPTIITQAIKKEKILLGSLSPTRDYTYVKDTVDGFIKVAESGSSIGEVINIGSNFEVSMGELAEKIAILLNKRISIVRDPSRVRPLKSEVQRLWCDNGKAKRLLDWEPKVSLEEGLQETIDWMRENKGLVKLVRC
- a CDS encoding sugar phosphate nucleotidyltransferase — translated: MKAVILAGGLGTRLKPYTTVFPKPLMPIGESPILEIIIRQLKARGFDEITLAVGHLAELIMAFFNDGSKYGLKIDYSREEKKLGTAGGLGLLKNRLKDDFLVMNGDVLTSLDFSEFLAFHKRTGSKATIALNQRHVDIDFGVIELDSDRRLRGYTEKPRIDYLVSMGVYAFHESILEYIPANPYLDIPDLMKRLLADGETVNGYIHEGYWLDIGRPDDYRKGQ